Proteins encoded together in one Streptomyces sp. B1I3 window:
- a CDS encoding FAD-dependent monooxygenase — protein sequence MRIAIIGAGPGGLYTAALVKRLRPGCEIDVWEANAPDETFGFGVVFSEGALGGIEAADPRLFARLAAECAQWSRIDVHHRGRTMRNGGYRFSAIGRRVLLSMLRTRCEELGVTIRYGTRAPEAALLAGAYDLVVAADGVNSSTREAHREKFGTERGERGSRYLWLGTDRTFTALTFAVADTEFGSMHAHAYPYAPGLSTFIVEVDDHVREAAGFTGQGSDTRGGGRADGGPADVDRIAGIFADVLEGHRLRTNRSRWGRFSDVRNRCWSHGNIVLLGDSAHTTHFSIGSGTRLAMEDGLALALAVDRHGAAPEALTAYEAERRPDVESMQRTARISQEWFEELDQYTDLGMEAFNAHLITRSGRLTQDDLPPRPPDQVELIRDRFAEADRRLRGTAAR from the coding sequence ATGCGTATCGCGATCATCGGAGCCGGCCCCGGCGGCCTCTACACGGCCGCACTCGTCAAACGGCTCCGGCCCGGATGTGAGATCGACGTCTGGGAGGCCAACGCCCCCGACGAGACCTTCGGTTTCGGTGTGGTCTTCTCCGAGGGGGCGCTCGGCGGCATCGAGGCGGCCGACCCCCGATTGTTCGCCCGCCTGGCCGCCGAGTGCGCCCAGTGGTCCAGGATCGACGTCCACCACCGCGGCCGGACCATGCGCAACGGTGGTTACCGCTTCTCGGCGATCGGCCGGCGTGTCCTGCTGAGCATGCTGCGTACGCGCTGCGAGGAACTGGGCGTGACCATCCGCTACGGCACGCGCGCTCCCGAAGCGGCCCTGCTGGCCGGGGCGTACGACCTGGTGGTGGCGGCCGACGGGGTCAACTCCTCGACGCGCGAGGCCCACCGGGAGAAGTTCGGCACCGAACGCGGCGAGCGCGGTTCGCGTTACCTGTGGCTCGGCACCGACCGGACCTTCACCGCCCTGACCTTCGCCGTCGCCGACACGGAGTTCGGCTCGATGCACGCACACGCCTACCCCTACGCCCCCGGGCTCAGCACGTTCATCGTCGAGGTCGACGACCACGTCCGGGAGGCCGCCGGGTTCACGGGGCAGGGCTCCGACACGCGGGGCGGCGGACGCGCGGACGGCGGCCCGGCCGACGTCGACCGGATCGCCGGAATCTTCGCCGACGTGCTGGAGGGCCACCGGCTGCGGACGAACAGGTCGCGGTGGGGGCGCTTCTCGGACGTCCGTAACCGGTGCTGGAGCCACGGCAACATCGTTCTGCTCGGGGACAGCGCGCACACCACGCACTTCTCCATCGGATCGGGGACCAGGCTGGCCATGGAGGACGGCCTGGCCCTCGCCCTGGCGGTGGACAGGCACGGAGCGGCGCCCGAAGCCCTCACCGCCTACGAGGCGGAGCGCAGGCCGGACGTGGAGTCCATGCAGCGCACCGCGCGGATCAGCCAGGAGTGGTTCGAGGAGCTGGATCAGTACACGGACCTCGGCATGGAGGCGTTCAACGCCCACCTGATCACCCGCAGCGGCCGGCTCACCCAGGACGACCTGCCGCCCCGGCCCCCGGACCAGGTCGAGCTGATCCGCGACCGCTTCGCCGAGGCCGACCGCCGGCTCCGGGGCACCGCCGCCCGCTGA
- a CDS encoding tautomerase family protein: MPLIHVTLLDGRSPQEVASLGRALTAAVHETLGTPVDAVRVIVEESSPTHWFVGGRSVAERRSAP; encoded by the coding sequence ATGCCTCTCATACACGTCACTCTGCTGGACGGGCGGTCACCGCAGGAGGTGGCGTCCCTCGGCCGGGCGCTCACCGCCGCGGTGCACGAGACCCTCGGCACCCCTGTGGACGCCGTGCGGGTGATCGTGGAGGAGTCGTCGCCGACGCACTGGTTCGTGGGTGGCAGGTCGGTGGCCGAGCGGCGCTCCGCGCCCTGA
- a CDS encoding gamma-glutamyltransferase family protein — MLFRPELHGTRGAVASTHWLASTVGMSMYGRGGNAFDAAAAAAFVIQVVEPHLNGPGGDVPILAHRSGSGRVDVICGQGPMPAAATPDAFTERGLAVVPGSGLLPAVVPGAFGAWLRLLKEYGTLPLEVVLEPAIGYAERGYPLLPKAAAMIGALSELFRDTWTESGRTYLRRGVAPQAGERVTNPVLARTFRRIVSEAKASGRDREGQIDAATEAFHTGFVAEAIDTYLAKAEEMDSTGRRNGGLLTGADMAAWRPGLEQSLSLEYRGHTVHKAGPWSQGPVFLQQLALLEGFDLAGMGPGSAAYLHTVVEAAKLAFADREAWYGDPAHADVPMRGLLDPAYTAERRALIGSEASGELRPGRPGGREPLLPPLHDDSAAPADPAWLGELEQGIPAIMKLTAATGDTCCVTATDAAGNMVVATPSGGWLKSSPVIPGLGFPLGTRGQMATLMPGHNNTLAPGKRPRTTLSPTMVLRDGRPHLAFGTPGGDQQDQWTLGFFLNHVDHGMGPQAAIEARTFHTDHVPTSFAPRRFRPGTVVAERGWPAGELELLRRRGHEVELVADYSLSKVCATGLTGDGLVLGAASPRGAQAYAIAG; from the coding sequence GTGCTTTTCCGACCGGAACTGCACGGCACCCGCGGTGCCGTGGCATCCACTCACTGGCTGGCCTCCACGGTCGGCATGTCCATGTACGGCCGCGGCGGGAACGCCTTCGACGCCGCGGCCGCCGCCGCCTTCGTCATCCAGGTGGTGGAGCCGCACCTCAACGGCCCGGGCGGTGATGTGCCCATCCTCGCCCACCGCTCCGGCTCCGGCCGGGTCGACGTCATCTGCGGGCAGGGACCGATGCCCGCAGCGGCGACCCCGGACGCCTTCACCGAGCGGGGCCTTGCCGTGGTCCCCGGTTCCGGACTGCTGCCGGCTGTCGTCCCGGGGGCCTTCGGCGCCTGGCTCCGGCTGCTGAAGGAGTACGGCACGCTGCCCCTGGAGGTCGTACTGGAGCCCGCCATCGGTTACGCGGAACGGGGATATCCCCTGCTGCCCAAGGCGGCGGCCATGATCGGCGCACTGTCGGAACTCTTCCGCGACACCTGGACGGAATCGGGCCGCACATACCTGCGGCGGGGCGTCGCTCCGCAGGCCGGGGAGCGGGTCACCAACCCCGTACTGGCTCGCACCTTCCGGCGCATCGTGAGCGAGGCGAAGGCGTCGGGGCGGGACCGTGAGGGGCAGATCGACGCGGCGACGGAGGCGTTCCACACCGGCTTCGTGGCGGAGGCGATCGACACCTATCTGGCCAAGGCGGAGGAGATGGACTCCACCGGGCGGCGGAACGGCGGGCTGCTGACCGGTGCGGACATGGCCGCGTGGCGGCCGGGGCTGGAGCAGTCGCTGAGCCTGGAGTACCGGGGCCATACGGTGCACAAGGCGGGCCCGTGGTCGCAGGGCCCGGTCTTCCTCCAGCAACTGGCCCTGCTGGAGGGCTTCGACCTGGCCGGGATGGGGCCGGGCAGTGCCGCGTACCTGCACACGGTGGTCGAGGCCGCCAAGCTCGCCTTCGCCGACCGCGAGGCGTGGTACGGCGACCCGGCCCACGCCGATGTGCCGATGCGGGGCCTGCTGGACCCGGCGTACACAGCCGAACGGCGCGCGCTCATCGGCTCCGAGGCCTCCGGAGAACTGCGGCCCGGCCGGCCCGGCGGGCGCGAGCCGCTGCTCCCGCCGCTGCACGACGACAGTGCCGCACCGGCGGACCCGGCCTGGCTGGGTGAGCTGGAGCAGGGCATTCCGGCCATCATGAAGCTGACCGCCGCCACCGGCGACACCTGCTGCGTCACCGCCACCGACGCCGCGGGCAACATGGTGGTGGCGACGCCCAGCGGCGGCTGGCTCAAGAGCTCTCCGGTGATACCGGGGCTGGGCTTCCCCCTCGGCACCCGGGGCCAGATGGCGACGCTGATGCCGGGCCACAACAACACGCTGGCGCCGGGCAAACGCCCCCGCACCACGCTCAGCCCCACCATGGTCCTGCGGGACGGCCGACCGCATCTGGCGTTCGGCACACCGGGTGGCGACCAGCAGGACCAGTGGACCCTGGGCTTCTTCCTCAACCACGTGGACCACGGCATGGGTCCGCAGGCGGCCATCGAGGCGCGGACCTTCCACACCGACCACGTACCCACTTCTTTCGCGCCGCGCCGGTTCCGCCCCGGGACCGTCGTGGCGGAGCGCGGCTGGCCCGCCGGGGAACTGGAACTGCTGCGGCGCCGAGGACACGAGGTGGAGCTGGTGGCCGACTACTCACTGAGCAAGGTGTGCGCCACCGGACTGACAGGGGACGGTCTCGTGCTCGGGGCGGCGAGTCCACGCGGCGCGCAGGCGTACGCGATTGCCGGGTAG
- a CDS encoding NAD(P)/FAD-dependent oxidoreductase encodes MREATQTEVRRAFDNGLPGLRPPRSVIVIGAGLAGLAVAHELAARRCEVTVLEADTRPGGRAYTLRAPFADGLHAEAGAMTLTPHCHYAMHYLRELGVETETADLYDTTFSYFAQGRFFTPDPEAVAAAGLALHPHEKDLGVAGMIERYVTAVSDSLQPDISAPDWEATELLAPYDRRSVHQVLTDRGASQAAIDLMEPMFLEMRGGDLKTASALSWLRHEASPHSLSNADPRWAKVKDGTDRFPGAFAERLKSRIHYRRPVVRVEQDEERARVTYLDHGAMRSMEAERVVVTVPFSAIRHIDFTDAGLSDAKHDAMRRVKYSSVVRVYLQMRSQFWPQRNASFSTDLPIRWIRDATPQLPGPRKILECLMTGWRARAVSVMTEEERQNFVLAELDRMLPGARDHFETGASVCWDERPYAEGAYILPERGHSGLLPVIRRPEGRVHFAGDHAGFEPNGGSMTFALESAARTVLELGRNGTP; translated from the coding sequence ATGCGTGAAGCCACCCAGACCGAAGTACGCCGCGCTTTCGACAACGGCCTGCCGGGTCTGCGGCCACCGCGGTCCGTGATCGTCATCGGCGCAGGCCTTGCCGGGCTGGCCGTCGCCCACGAACTCGCCGCGCGCCGATGCGAGGTGACGGTCCTGGAAGCCGATACCCGGCCCGGCGGGCGCGCCTACACGTTACGGGCTCCGTTCGCCGACGGGCTGCACGCGGAGGCGGGTGCGATGACGCTCACGCCGCACTGTCACTACGCGATGCACTACCTGCGCGAACTCGGCGTGGAGACGGAGACCGCCGACCTCTACGACACCACCTTCTCCTACTTCGCGCAGGGACGGTTCTTCACCCCCGACCCGGAGGCGGTGGCCGCAGCGGGACTGGCGCTCCACCCGCACGAGAAGGACCTCGGCGTCGCGGGCATGATCGAGCGGTACGTGACCGCCGTCAGCGACAGCCTCCAGCCGGACATCAGCGCCCCCGACTGGGAGGCCACCGAGCTGCTCGCCCCGTACGACCGGCGGTCCGTGCACCAGGTCCTGACGGACCGCGGCGCCTCCCAGGCTGCCATCGATCTCATGGAGCCCATGTTCCTGGAGATGCGCGGAGGTGACCTGAAGACGGCGTCGGCGCTTTCCTGGCTGCGCCACGAGGCGAGCCCGCACTCGCTCAGCAACGCCGACCCCCGCTGGGCGAAGGTGAAGGACGGCACCGACCGGTTCCCGGGCGCGTTCGCGGAACGGCTCAAGAGCAGGATCCACTACCGCCGTCCCGTGGTCCGCGTCGAACAGGACGAGGAGCGGGCCCGGGTCACCTACCTCGACCACGGCGCCATGCGGTCCATGGAAGCCGAACGGGTCGTCGTCACCGTCCCGTTCAGCGCGATCCGGCACATCGACTTCACCGACGCAGGCCTCTCCGACGCGAAGCACGACGCGATGCGCCGGGTGAAGTACTCGTCCGTCGTCCGGGTGTACCTCCAGATGCGCAGCCAGTTCTGGCCGCAGCGGAACGCGAGCTTCTCCACCGACCTGCCCATACGCTGGATACGCGACGCGACGCCCCAGCTGCCGGGACCCAGGAAGATACTGGAGTGCCTGATGACGGGATGGCGTGCGCGGGCGGTCTCCGTCATGACCGAGGAGGAGCGCCAGAACTTCGTGCTGGCCGAACTCGACCGGATGCTCCCGGGGGCCCGCGACCACTTCGAGACCGGCGCGTCGGTCTGCTGGGACGAACGGCCCTACGCGGAAGGGGCCTACATCCTTCCCGAGCGCGGGCACAGTGGCCTGCTGCCGGTGATCCGCAGGCCGGAGGGGCGCGTCCACTTCGCCGGGGACCACGCCGGCTTCGAACCCAACGGCGGTTCGATGACCTTCGCCCTGGAGTCCGCGGCCCGCACCGTCCTGGAACTCGGCCGGAACGGCACTCCCTGA
- a CDS encoding chorismate-binding protein, which produces MGPTDFDVTEGSGTRLLERLYGAAPPPFALLRRHHAGAPGPGPVEVFFGEMETVRSLEGIGAPDGARGPHALALLPFRQVAEHGLRCHDDGTPLRVLRISEHHLLPEQALTGRGGDEPVRWQDVGFTTDDAHYERLVREVATSDAARGGLNVLIRRDCTARLPGFRPAVAVELFRRLLTAESGAYWTFLVHTGGERPTTLVGATPQGHVSIENRRVVMNPLCGTYRCPPHGPRAGEVLAFLADRKESEELATTVDAELSVLCGLAGPDVRVEGPFLRRMAHLLHTQCRISGPAVLSAPETLSRALFASTTVGSPYAEACRAIHRHETTGRGYYGGLLALLGRDARGDEELDSAAVIRTLDIDHLGRARLSVGATIGSRSSPESEAAETRTKGRAVLTALTTEPAPPASRRRRGSGGTEPGAAAPGSDGSVREILVRRHAEFSSFWTSGGSAPTGRAGRVLVLDTGGEDLAALVHMVASVHGPPEVVRYDDPDTGDTLSRHRGPVLLASGPGRPDAPGSPRMAVLRQMCASLVRERLPGAAPVAGVGLGFQLLALAAVPDARVTARAGTGLGREVEVFGRPVTAAFRNTYALTTGPAGAAPARRGLPALCLGPDGRELIAMHGRAVRGVQFRPESVMTTDGAEVLRSLLG; this is translated from the coding sequence ATGGGACCGACGGACTTCGACGTCACCGAGGGGAGCGGCACCCGCTTGCTGGAACGTCTGTACGGGGCGGCCCCGCCACCCTTCGCCCTGCTGCGCAGGCATCACGCCGGTGCGCCCGGACCGGGCCCGGTGGAAGTGTTCTTCGGCGAGATGGAGACCGTCCGCTCGCTGGAGGGGATCGGTGCGCCCGACGGCGCGCGGGGTCCCCACGCCCTGGCTCTGCTGCCCTTCCGGCAGGTGGCCGAGCACGGCCTGCGATGCCATGACGACGGCACCCCGTTGCGCGTCCTGCGGATCTCCGAGCACCACCTGCTGCCGGAGCAGGCGCTCACCGGCCGCGGCGGCGACGAGCCGGTGCGGTGGCAGGACGTGGGCTTCACGACGGACGACGCCCACTACGAGAGGCTGGTGAGAGAGGTCGCGACCTCGGACGCGGCCCGTGGGGGCCTGAACGTCCTGATCCGGCGCGACTGCACCGCCCGGTTGCCCGGCTTCCGGCCGGCGGTCGCGGTGGAGCTGTTCCGGCGGTTGCTGACCGCCGAATCGGGAGCGTACTGGACCTTCCTCGTGCACACCGGGGGCGAGCGGCCCACCACCCTGGTGGGGGCGACACCGCAGGGACACGTGTCCATCGAGAACCGCAGGGTGGTGATGAACCCCCTGTGCGGGACGTACCGCTGCCCGCCCCACGGCCCGCGCGCCGGAGAGGTGCTCGCCTTCCTCGCCGACCGCAAGGAGTCCGAGGAGCTGGCGACCACGGTGGACGCGGAGCTGTCGGTGCTGTGCGGCCTGGCCGGCCCGGACGTACGGGTGGAGGGACCCTTCCTGCGGCGGATGGCCCATCTGCTGCACACCCAGTGCCGGATCAGCGGACCCGCGGTGCTGAGCGCCCCCGAGACCCTTTCGCGGGCACTGTTCGCCTCGACGACGGTGGGAAGCCCGTATGCCGAGGCGTGCCGGGCCATCCACCGTCACGAGACGACCGGCAGGGGGTACTACGGCGGTCTCCTCGCGCTGCTCGGCCGCGATGCCCGGGGCGACGAGGAACTGGACTCCGCAGCGGTGATCAGGACCCTGGACATCGATCACCTGGGCCGTGCGCGGTTGTCGGTGGGGGCGACCATCGGCAGCCGGTCGTCACCGGAGTCCGAGGCGGCGGAGACGCGGACCAAGGGACGGGCCGTGCTGACGGCCCTCACGACGGAGCCGGCCCCGCCGGCCTCCCGGCGCCGCCGCGGGTCCGGCGGCACCGAACCCGGTGCCGCCGCACCGGGGAGCGACGGGTCCGTCCGGGAGATCCTGGTCCGGCGGCACGCGGAGTTCTCGTCGTTCTGGACGAGCGGCGGGAGCGCACCGACGGGGCGGGCCGGCCGTGTGCTCGTGCTCGACACGGGCGGGGAGGACCTGGCCGCCCTGGTCCACATGGTGGCCTCGGTCCACGGGCCACCGGAGGTGGTCCGGTACGACGATCCGGACACGGGCGACACCCTGTCACGGCACCGGGGGCCCGTGCTGCTGGCCTCCGGCCCGGGCCGGCCCGACGCCCCCGGCAGCCCCCGGATGGCGGTGCTCAGGCAGATGTGCGCGTCACTCGTGCGGGAGCGGCTGCCAGGCGCGGCCCCGGTGGCAGGGGTGGGGCTCGGCTTCCAGTTACTGGCGCTCGCCGCCGTACCGGACGCGCGGGTCACGGCCAGGGCCGGCACCGGACTCGGCAGGGAGGTCGAGGTCTTCGGCCGGCCGGTCACGGCCGCCTTCCGCAACACCTACGCGCTCACGACCGGCCCGGCCGGCGCCGCGCCCGCTCGCCGCGGCCTGCCCGCGCTGTGCCTGGGCCCGGACGGGCGGGAGCTGATCGCGATGCACGGCCGGGCCGTCCGGGGCGTGCAGTTCCGCCCGGAGTCGGTCATGACCACGGACGGGGCCGAGGTACTGCGCTCGCTCCTGGGCTGA
- a CDS encoding TIGR03842 family LLM class F420-dependent oxidoreductase translates to MDFGLVLQTDPPASAVVGLMRRAERNGFRYGWTFDSAVLWQEPFVIYSRILEHTERLIVGPMVTNPGTRTWEVTASTFATLNEMYGNRTVCGIGRGDSAMRVAGRKPNTLARLGEAIEVIRDLAEGREAVVDGQQVRIPWVKDGRLPVWMGAYGPKALALAGRKADGFILQLADPYLTEWMIKAVRAAAADAGRDPDSVTICVAAPAYVSDDLDHARGQCRWFGGMVGNHVADLVSRYGEHSDLVPEALTAYIAGRSGYDYGHHGRTGNPDTAFVPDEIVDRFCLLGPAEAHIDKLEALRDLGVDQFAVYAMHDAREATIDAYGSTIIPALSA, encoded by the coding sequence ATGGATTTCGGACTCGTCCTCCAGACCGATCCGCCCGCCTCGGCCGTCGTCGGGCTCATGCGCCGCGCCGAACGCAACGGGTTCCGCTACGGCTGGACGTTCGACTCGGCCGTGCTCTGGCAGGAGCCCTTCGTCATCTACAGCCGGATCCTGGAGCACACCGAGCGGCTGATCGTCGGCCCGATGGTGACCAACCCGGGCACGCGCACCTGGGAGGTCACGGCCTCCACCTTCGCCACCCTCAACGAGATGTACGGCAACCGCACCGTCTGCGGCATCGGGCGCGGTGACTCGGCCATGCGGGTGGCCGGCCGCAAGCCCAACACCCTGGCGAGGCTGGGCGAGGCCATCGAGGTGATCCGCGATCTCGCCGAGGGGCGAGAGGCCGTCGTCGACGGGCAGCAGGTCCGCATCCCCTGGGTGAAGGACGGCAGACTCCCCGTGTGGATGGGGGCCTACGGTCCCAAGGCACTCGCTCTGGCCGGCCGGAAGGCGGACGGCTTCATCCTCCAGCTGGCCGACCCCTACCTCACCGAGTGGATGATCAAAGCGGTACGCGCGGCGGCGGCCGACGCGGGCCGGGACCCGGACTCGGTCACCATCTGCGTCGCCGCACCCGCCTACGTGAGCGACGACCTCGACCATGCCCGCGGGCAGTGCCGCTGGTTCGGCGGGATGGTCGGCAACCACGTCGCCGACCTCGTCTCCCGGTACGGCGAACACTCGGACCTCGTGCCGGAGGCGCTGACGGCGTACATCGCCGGACGGTCCGGCTACGACTACGGCCACCACGGCCGCACCGGAAACCCGGACACGGCCTTCGTGCCCGACGAGATCGTCGACCGGTTCTGCCTGCTGGGCCCGGCGGAGGCGCACATCGACAAGCTCGAGGCGCTGCGCGACCTGGGCGTCGACCAGTTCGCCGTCTATGCCATGCACGACGCGAGAGAGGCGACGATCGACGCCTACGGCTCCACGATCATCCCCGCCCTGTCCGCCTGA
- a CDS encoding excinuclease ABC subunit UvrA, whose product MAAHRKSDREDFIVLGEARQNNLKGVNLRIPKGKLTVFTGVSGSGKSSVVFDTIAVESQRQLNETLPAFVRNRMPKYERPDAEVMENLSTAIVIDQRQVGGNARSTVGTMTEILPMLRVLFSRAGSPRLGPSHLYSYNDPRGMCEECQGLGSTVRLELGRLLDESKSLNEGAINFPSFAVGTFQWQLYGESGLFDPDLPLRDFSEKDRELLLHGKGFTVDRAGRNGVYKNEYEGIVERFTRRYVKPGLDHAKGKEREALERVVTQGPCAVCHGGRLNAAALASRIDGDNIADFTAMEITELIERLARVDAPAVKPVVAGARAALERIRSVGLGYLSLGRQTTTLSGGEAQRLKMVRHLSSSLTGLTYIFDEPSVGLHPRDVRRMNEILLALRDKGNTVLVVEHDRDVIAIADHVVDMGPGAGRDGGEVTFEGTPAGLRRSRTVTGKQLTNITGLKERHRSPTGFLTVRDAGLHNLRDVTVDIPTGVLTAVTGVAGSGKSTLISRVFTAQHPEAIVIDQSSVGISLRSNPATYTDIMDTVRRQFARASGEKPGLFSFNSEGACPECNGKGVIETDLAFMDPVTTVCERCDGRRFNDEALRHTVDGRTVVDVLAMTVEEAAGFFDDAPVLRKLHLLTEVGLGYLTLGQPLSTLSGGERQRLKLAHRLKETGSVYVFDEPTTGLHMSDTGRLLDLFDRLVDSDNTVIVIEHDLDVVKHADWVVDLGPDAGTHGGHVVFEGTPAELSRAKDSHTGRSLAADLRGRKTRSS is encoded by the coding sequence ATGGCGGCTCACCGCAAGAGCGACCGCGAAGACTTCATCGTTCTGGGCGAGGCCCGGCAGAACAATCTCAAGGGCGTCAACCTCCGTATTCCGAAGGGGAAGCTGACCGTCTTCACCGGGGTCTCCGGATCGGGCAAGTCCTCGGTGGTGTTCGACACCATCGCGGTCGAGTCCCAGCGGCAGCTCAACGAGACCCTGCCGGCCTTCGTCCGCAACCGGATGCCCAAGTACGAGCGTCCGGACGCCGAGGTGATGGAGAACCTCTCCACGGCGATCGTCATCGACCAGCGGCAGGTCGGCGGCAACGCCCGTTCGACGGTCGGCACGATGACCGAGATCCTGCCCATGCTGCGGGTGCTCTTCTCCCGCGCCGGCAGCCCACGCCTGGGTCCGTCCCACCTGTACTCCTACAACGACCCGCGCGGCATGTGCGAGGAGTGCCAGGGCCTCGGCTCGACGGTACGGCTGGAACTCGGCCGGCTGCTCGACGAGAGCAAGAGCCTCAACGAGGGGGCGATCAACTTCCCGTCGTTCGCGGTCGGCACCTTCCAGTGGCAGCTCTACGGCGAGTCCGGGCTCTTCGACCCGGACCTGCCGCTGCGCGACTTCTCCGAGAAGGACCGCGAACTGCTGCTGCACGGCAAGGGGTTCACCGTCGACCGGGCCGGCCGCAACGGCGTGTACAAGAACGAGTACGAGGGGATCGTCGAGCGCTTCACCCGCCGGTACGTCAAGCCCGGCCTCGACCACGCGAAGGGCAAGGAGCGCGAGGCGCTCGAACGGGTGGTGACCCAGGGCCCCTGCGCCGTCTGCCACGGCGGCCGGCTCAACGCGGCGGCCCTCGCCTCGCGCATCGACGGGGACAACATCGCGGACTTCACCGCGATGGAGATCACCGAGCTGATCGAGCGGCTCGCCCGCGTCGACGCTCCGGCCGTCAAGCCGGTGGTGGCGGGCGCGCGGGCCGCGCTGGAGCGCATCAGGTCCGTCGGGCTCGGTTATCTGTCCCTCGGGCGGCAGACCACGACCCTGTCCGGCGGCGAGGCCCAACGGCTCAAGATGGTGCGGCACCTGAGCAGCAGCCTGACCGGTCTCACATACATCTTCGACGAGCCCAGTGTCGGCCTCCATCCGCGCGACGTACGCCGCATGAACGAGATCCTGCTCGCGCTGCGCGACAAGGGGAACACCGTGCTGGTCGTGGAGCACGACCGGGACGTCATCGCGATCGCCGACCACGTCGTCGACATGGGCCCCGGAGCCGGCCGTGACGGCGGCGAGGTGACGTTCGAGGGCACCCCGGCGGGTCTGCGCAGGTCCCGCACCGTGACCGGCAAGCAGCTGACGAACATCACCGGGCTCAAGGAGCGGCACCGCTCCCCCACCGGCTTCCTGACCGTCCGCGACGCCGGCCTGCACAATCTGCGCGACGTCACGGTCGACATCCCCACGGGGGTGCTGACGGCGGTGACCGGTGTGGCCGGTTCCGGCAAGAGCACCCTCATCTCCCGGGTGTTCACCGCTCAGCACCCCGAGGCCATCGTGATCGACCAGTCGTCGGTCGGCATCTCCCTGCGCTCCAACCCGGCCACGTACACCGACATCATGGACACCGTGCGACGGCAGTTCGCCCGTGCCTCGGGCGAGAAGCCGGGACTGTTCAGCTTCAACTCCGAGGGCGCCTGCCCGGAGTGCAACGGCAAGGGCGTCATCGAGACGGACCTGGCCTTCATGGACCCGGTCACCACCGTGTGCGAACGCTGCGACGGCCGGCGGTTCAACGACGAGGCACTGCGCCACACCGTGGACGGCAGAACGGTCGTCGACGTCCTGGCCATGACGGTCGAGGAGGCGGCCGGCTTCTTCGACGACGCGCCCGTCCTGCGGAAGCTGCACCTCCTCACCGAGGTCGGGCTCGGCTACCTGACCCTGGGCCAGCCGCTGTCCACGCTCTCCGGCGGTGAACGGCAACGGCTCAAGCTCGCCCACCGCCTCAAGGAGACGGGCAGCGTCTACGTCTTCGACGAGCCGACCACCGGCCTGCACATGAGCGACACCGGCCGGCTGCTGGACCTCTTCGACCGGCTCGTGGACAGCGACAACACCGTGATCGTGATCGAGCACGACCTCGACGTCGTCAAGCACGCCGACTGGGTCGTCGATCTCGGTCCGGACGCCGGCACCCATGGGGGGCACGTGGTGTTCGAGGGCACACCCGCGGAGCTGTCACGGGCGAAGGACTCGCACACGGGCCGCAGTCTCGCCGCGGATCTGCGCGGCCGGAAGACCCGATCCTCCTGA